A portion of the Sebastes fasciatus isolate fSebFas1 chromosome 2, fSebFas1.pri, whole genome shotgun sequence genome contains these proteins:
- the rs1a gene encoding retinoschisin 1a isoform X2 produces MALYVQRFLLALLLLLGVNVFISIHAQEVGVSEAWTSRSCKCDCEGGESPTESSSIVTGPSMVRGVDCMPECPYHKPLGFEAGSVNPEQITCSNEDQYTGWFSSWLPSKARLNSQGFGCAWLSKFQDSSQWVQIDLREVMVVSGILTQGRCDAEEWITKYSVQYRIDETLNWIYYKDQTGNNRVFYGNSDRSSSVQNLLRPPIVARYIRILPLGWHTRIALRLELLLCMNKCM; encoded by the exons ATGGCTCTCTACGTGCAGCGTTTCCTGCTGgccctgcttcttcttctgggaGTTAACG TGTTCATCAGCATTCACGCTCAAGAG GTGGGAGTGTCTGAGGCGTGGACCAGCAGGTCTTGCAAATGTGACTGTGAAGGAGGTGAATCCCCGACTGAGTCTTCCTCCATCGTGACCGGCCCCTCCATGGTGCGAGGAGTGGACTGCATGCCAG AGTGTCCGTACCACAAGCCTCTGGGCTTCGAGGCCGGATCGGTGAATCCAGAGCAGATCACCTGCTCCAACGAGGACCAGTACACCGGCTGGTTCTCCTCATGGCTCCCCAGCAAGGCCCGGCTCAACAGCCAGGGCTTCGG GTGTGCCTGGCTGTCTAAGTTCCAGGACAGCAGTCAGTGGGTGCAGATCGACCTCAGGGAGGTGATGGTGGTGTCTGGGATCCTCACTCAGGGCCGCTGTGACGCTGAGGAGTGGATCACCAAGTACAGCGTTCAGTACCGCATCGACGAAACACTCAACTGGATCTATTACAAAGACCAGACTGGAAACAACAGG gtgttTTACGGAAACTCTGACCGCTCCTCGTCGGTGCAGAACCTCCTGCGGCCGCCCATCGTGGCGCGCTACATCCGCATCCTCCCCCTCGGATGGCACACACGCATCGCTCTGCGtctggagctgctgctctgcatgaACAAATGCATGTGA
- the rs1a gene encoding retinoschisin 1a isoform X1, whose protein sequence is MALGWKMALYVQRFLLALLLLLGVNVFISIHAQEVGVSEAWTSRSCKCDCEGGESPTESSSIVTGPSMVRGVDCMPECPYHKPLGFEAGSVNPEQITCSNEDQYTGWFSSWLPSKARLNSQGFGCAWLSKFQDSSQWVQIDLREVMVVSGILTQGRCDAEEWITKYSVQYRIDETLNWIYYKDQTGNNRVFYGNSDRSSSVQNLLRPPIVARYIRILPLGWHTRIALRLELLLCMNKCM, encoded by the exons ATGGCATTAG GTTGGAAGATGGCTCTCTACGTGCAGCGTTTCCTGCTGgccctgcttcttcttctgggaGTTAACG TGTTCATCAGCATTCACGCTCAAGAG GTGGGAGTGTCTGAGGCGTGGACCAGCAGGTCTTGCAAATGTGACTGTGAAGGAGGTGAATCCCCGACTGAGTCTTCCTCCATCGTGACCGGCCCCTCCATGGTGCGAGGAGTGGACTGCATGCCAG AGTGTCCGTACCACAAGCCTCTGGGCTTCGAGGCCGGATCGGTGAATCCAGAGCAGATCACCTGCTCCAACGAGGACCAGTACACCGGCTGGTTCTCCTCATGGCTCCCCAGCAAGGCCCGGCTCAACAGCCAGGGCTTCGG GTGTGCCTGGCTGTCTAAGTTCCAGGACAGCAGTCAGTGGGTGCAGATCGACCTCAGGGAGGTGATGGTGGTGTCTGGGATCCTCACTCAGGGCCGCTGTGACGCTGAGGAGTGGATCACCAAGTACAGCGTTCAGTACCGCATCGACGAAACACTCAACTGGATCTATTACAAAGACCAGACTGGAAACAACAGG gtgttTTACGGAAACTCTGACCGCTCCTCGTCGGTGCAGAACCTCCTGCGGCCGCCCATCGTGGCGCGCTACATCCGCATCCTCCCCCTCGGATGGCACACACGCATCGCTCTGCGtctggagctgctgctctgcatgaACAAATGCATGTGA
- the ppef1 gene encoding serine/threonine-protein phosphatase with EF-hands 1 isoform X2 — MPPFRSVPALEKLTDVTPGTSSLLIIMGCGTSVATETQGKRVETDDTVKTPSPALTMKAAVLIQRWYRRYMARLEMRRRYTWNIFQSIEYAGEQDQLQLSSFFSFMLDNFTQLNGNGPDLISQLLDPVVDPWLDKETCYNLIPVPESYAGPRLSFPLSVSDTNALLGAFKEQQTLHARYVLQLLYETKKLLKQMPNISHLSTSYTNEITICGDLHGRLDDLLLIFYKNGLPSAETPYVFNGDFVDRGKKSVEVVILLFAYMLLYPDYMHLNRGNHEDHIMNLRYGFTKEVMQKYKTHGREILQLFQDVFSLLPVATVIDGKILIVHGGISDQTDLDFLSSIERHRVKSALRFPRRSLEQLDIGQSCRQMKRMRSTASSHPGSSRSHNKNQRTPNQRKRQCRQDSAVSTSSSSSSSSSSSSSLCSPRTPSCLSPRPCPSFPSMPYTINGPQVPFLDSLSSVPPPSPPQHDREWKQIVDILWSDPRTQEGCSPNTFRGGGCYFGPDVTKRLLLQHGLQLLIRSHECKQEGYELCHGGQVITIFSASNYYEEGSNRGAYIKVGRELVPRFYQYQVSRTTRKLTLTQRVRAAEGSALKALKEKLFSHRSELLSGLQQYDQNNTGNVSVSEWAQVLESVLRLDLPWRTLRPHLARLAPDGSVDYQSCFEDMEPGIPLPQVTPNLAETLFRYRTDIEIIFNIIDKDHSGLISVEEFRHTWRLFSAHLGVDIDDRAIDDLARSIDFNKDGSIDFTEFLEAFRVVHKLDNKDQHKYS, encoded by the exons ATGCCACCTTTCAGATCTGTCCCAGCTTTGGAAAAACTGACTGATGTGACTCCCGGGACCTCCTCTTTGCTCATCATCATGGGATGTGGCACCTCCGTTGCTACGGAGACACAAGGGAAAAGAGTGGAGACAG ATGACACAGTTAAGACTCCCAGCCCGGCTCTGA CTATGAAGGCAGCAGTTTTGATCCAGCGGTGGTACCGGCGCTACATGGCCCGTCTGGAGATGAGGCGCAGGTACACCTGGAACATCTTTCAGTCCATTGAGTATGCTGGGGAACAGGACCAGCTACAG ctCTCCAGTTTCTTCAGTTTCATGCTCGACAACTTCACCCAGCTGAATGGAAATGGACCAG ACTTGATCTCCCAGCTGTTGGACCCGGTGGTGGACCCCTGGTTAGACAAAGAGACCTGCTACAACTTGATCCCCGTTCCAGAGTCGTACGCCGGACCCAGactctcgtttcctctctccgtctctgataCCAATGCTCTCCTCGGTGCATTCAAAGAGCAGCAG ACTCTACATGCCAGATATGTTCTGCAGCTGCTGTACGAGACCAAGAAGCTCCTCAAACAGATGCCCAACATCAGCCACTTATCGACATCCTACACCAATGAGATCACTATATGTG GTGATCTGCACGGGCGGCTTGATGACTTACTTCTCATATTTTATAAG AATGGCCTTCCCTCTGCGGAGACGCCATACGTGTTCAACGGGGACTTTGTGGACCGTGGGAAAAAGTCAGTGGAAGTGGTTATCCTCCTGTTCGCCTACATGCTGCTTTACCCCGACTACATGCACCTGAACCGAGGAAACCATGAAGACCACATAATGAACCTCAG ATATGGGTTCACAAAAGAAGTCATGCAGAAGTACAAG ACTCACGGCCGTGAGATCCTTCAGCTGTTTCAGGACGTTTTCAGCCTTCTGCCCGTGGCGACGGTGATTGACGGAAAGATCCTGATCGTTCACGGAGGGATATCAGACCAGACCGACCTGGACTTCCTCAGTTCCATAGAGAGGCACAGG GTGAAATCTGCCCTGAGGTTTCCCAGACGTAGTTTGGAGCAGCTGGACATCGGTCAGTCCTGCAGACAGATGAAAAGAATGAGATCTACCGCCAGCTCTCATCCCGGCAGCAGTCGCAGCCACAACAAGAACCAAAGAACCCCCAACCAGAG aaAGAGGCAATGCCGTCAAGACAGCGCCGTCTccacttcttcctcctcctcatcatcgtcctcgtcctcctcttcactCTGCTCTCCTCGAACTCCATCGTGCCTCTCGCCTCGTCCATGCCCGTCTTTTCCCAGCATGCCTTACACTATCAACGGCCCCCAAGTGCCTTTCTTGGactctctgtcctctgtcccccCTCCTTCACCTCCACAACATGATCGGGAATGGAAACAG aTAGTGGACATATTGTGGAGTGACCCTAGAACCCAAGAGGGCTGCAGTCCCAACACATTCAGAGGAGGAGGCTGCTACTTCGGCCCTGACGTCACCAAGAGACTGCTGCTCCAGCACGGACTCCAACTACTCATCAGATCCCACGAGTGCAAACAGGAGGGATATGAGCTCTGTCACGGTGGACAG GTGATCACCATTTTCTCAGCGTCAAACTATTACGAGGAGGGAAGCAACCGCGGTGCCTACATCAAAGTGGGCCGAGAACTGGTTCCCCGCTTCTACCAGTACCAAGTCAGCCGCACAACACGCAAACTCACCCTGACACAGAG agtaCGAGCTGCTGAAGGCTCCGCTCTCAAGGCCCTGAAGGAGAAGCTGTTCTCCCATCGCTCTGAGCTGCTGTCGGGCCTCCAGCAGTACGACCAGAATAACACCG GTAATGTGTCAGTCAGTGAATGGGCTCAGGTGTTGGAGTCTGTGCTGAGACTGGATCTGCCCTGGAGGACTCTTCGTCCACACTTAGCCCGCCTGGCACCAGATGGCAGTGTGGACTATCAGTCCTGCTTCGAGGATATGGAGCCAGGGATTCCTCTGCCTCAG GTGACTCCAAACTTGGCTGAAACTCTGTTCAGATACAGGACAGACATTGAGATAATATTCAACATTATAGACAAAGACCACTCAG gCCTGATCTCCGTCGAGGAGTTTCGTCACACCTGGCGTCTCTTCAGCGCCCACCTGGGGGTCGACATCGACGACAGAGCCATCGACGACCTGGCCCGGAGTATCGACTTCAACAAGGACGGCAGTATAGACTTCACTGAGTTCCTGGAGGCCTTCAGGGTCGTGCACAAACTGGACAACAAGGATCAGCACAAGTATTCGTGA
- the ppef1 gene encoding serine/threonine-protein phosphatase with EF-hands 1 isoform X1 — MPPFRSVPALEKLTDVTPGTSSLLIIMGCGTSVATETQGKRVETDDTVKTPSPALTMKAAVLIQRWYRRYMARLEMRRRYTWNIFQSIEYAGEQDQLQLSSFFSFMLDNFTQLNGNGPDLISQLLDPVVDPWLDKETCYNLIPVPESYAGPRLSFPLSVSDTNALLGAFKEQQTLHARYVLQLLYETKKLLKQMPNISHLSTSYTNEITICGDLHGRLDDLLLIFYKNGLPSAETPYVFNGDFVDRGKKSVEVVILLFAYMLLYPDYMHLNRGNHEDHIMNLRYGFTKEVMQKYKTHGREILQLFQDVFSLLPVATVIDGKILIVHGGISDQTDLDFLSSIERHRVKSALRFPRRSLEQLDIGQSCRQMKRMRSTASSHPGSSRSHNKNQRTPNQRKRQCRQDSAVSTSSSSSSSSSSSSSLCSPRTPSCLSPRPCPSFPSMPYTINGPQVPFLDSLSSVPPPSPPQHDREWKQIVDILWSDPRTQEGCSPNTFRGGGCYFGPDVTKRLLLQHGLQLLIRSHECKQEGYELCHGGQVITIFSASNYYEEGSNRGAYIKVGRELVPRFYQYQVSRTTRKLTLTQRVRAAEGSALKALKEKLFSHRSELLSGLQQYDQNNTGNVSVSEWAQVLESVLRLDLPWRTLRPHLARLAPDGSVDYQSCFEDMEPGIPLPQVREVTPNLAETLFRYRTDIEIIFNIIDKDHSGLISVEEFRHTWRLFSAHLGVDIDDRAIDDLARSIDFNKDGSIDFTEFLEAFRVVHKLDNKDQHKYS; from the exons ATGCCACCTTTCAGATCTGTCCCAGCTTTGGAAAAACTGACTGATGTGACTCCCGGGACCTCCTCTTTGCTCATCATCATGGGATGTGGCACCTCCGTTGCTACGGAGACACAAGGGAAAAGAGTGGAGACAG ATGACACAGTTAAGACTCCCAGCCCGGCTCTGA CTATGAAGGCAGCAGTTTTGATCCAGCGGTGGTACCGGCGCTACATGGCCCGTCTGGAGATGAGGCGCAGGTACACCTGGAACATCTTTCAGTCCATTGAGTATGCTGGGGAACAGGACCAGCTACAG ctCTCCAGTTTCTTCAGTTTCATGCTCGACAACTTCACCCAGCTGAATGGAAATGGACCAG ACTTGATCTCCCAGCTGTTGGACCCGGTGGTGGACCCCTGGTTAGACAAAGAGACCTGCTACAACTTGATCCCCGTTCCAGAGTCGTACGCCGGACCCAGactctcgtttcctctctccgtctctgataCCAATGCTCTCCTCGGTGCATTCAAAGAGCAGCAG ACTCTACATGCCAGATATGTTCTGCAGCTGCTGTACGAGACCAAGAAGCTCCTCAAACAGATGCCCAACATCAGCCACTTATCGACATCCTACACCAATGAGATCACTATATGTG GTGATCTGCACGGGCGGCTTGATGACTTACTTCTCATATTTTATAAG AATGGCCTTCCCTCTGCGGAGACGCCATACGTGTTCAACGGGGACTTTGTGGACCGTGGGAAAAAGTCAGTGGAAGTGGTTATCCTCCTGTTCGCCTACATGCTGCTTTACCCCGACTACATGCACCTGAACCGAGGAAACCATGAAGACCACATAATGAACCTCAG ATATGGGTTCACAAAAGAAGTCATGCAGAAGTACAAG ACTCACGGCCGTGAGATCCTTCAGCTGTTTCAGGACGTTTTCAGCCTTCTGCCCGTGGCGACGGTGATTGACGGAAAGATCCTGATCGTTCACGGAGGGATATCAGACCAGACCGACCTGGACTTCCTCAGTTCCATAGAGAGGCACAGG GTGAAATCTGCCCTGAGGTTTCCCAGACGTAGTTTGGAGCAGCTGGACATCGGTCAGTCCTGCAGACAGATGAAAAGAATGAGATCTACCGCCAGCTCTCATCCCGGCAGCAGTCGCAGCCACAACAAGAACCAAAGAACCCCCAACCAGAG aaAGAGGCAATGCCGTCAAGACAGCGCCGTCTccacttcttcctcctcctcatcatcgtcctcgtcctcctcttcactCTGCTCTCCTCGAACTCCATCGTGCCTCTCGCCTCGTCCATGCCCGTCTTTTCCCAGCATGCCTTACACTATCAACGGCCCCCAAGTGCCTTTCTTGGactctctgtcctctgtcccccCTCCTTCACCTCCACAACATGATCGGGAATGGAAACAG aTAGTGGACATATTGTGGAGTGACCCTAGAACCCAAGAGGGCTGCAGTCCCAACACATTCAGAGGAGGAGGCTGCTACTTCGGCCCTGACGTCACCAAGAGACTGCTGCTCCAGCACGGACTCCAACTACTCATCAGATCCCACGAGTGCAAACAGGAGGGATATGAGCTCTGTCACGGTGGACAG GTGATCACCATTTTCTCAGCGTCAAACTATTACGAGGAGGGAAGCAACCGCGGTGCCTACATCAAAGTGGGCCGAGAACTGGTTCCCCGCTTCTACCAGTACCAAGTCAGCCGCACAACACGCAAACTCACCCTGACACAGAG agtaCGAGCTGCTGAAGGCTCCGCTCTCAAGGCCCTGAAGGAGAAGCTGTTCTCCCATCGCTCTGAGCTGCTGTCGGGCCTCCAGCAGTACGACCAGAATAACACCG GTAATGTGTCAGTCAGTGAATGGGCTCAGGTGTTGGAGTCTGTGCTGAGACTGGATCTGCCCTGGAGGACTCTTCGTCCACACTTAGCCCGCCTGGCACCAGATGGCAGTGTGGACTATCAGTCCTGCTTCGAGGATATGGAGCCAGGGATTCCTCTGCCTCAGGTAAGAGAG GTGACTCCAAACTTGGCTGAAACTCTGTTCAGATACAGGACAGACATTGAGATAATATTCAACATTATAGACAAAGACCACTCAG gCCTGATCTCCGTCGAGGAGTTTCGTCACACCTGGCGTCTCTTCAGCGCCCACCTGGGGGTCGACATCGACGACAGAGCCATCGACGACCTGGCCCGGAGTATCGACTTCAACAAGGACGGCAGTATAGACTTCACTGAGTTCCTGGAGGCCTTCAGGGTCGTGCACAAACTGGACAACAAGGATCAGCACAAGTATTCGTGA
- the LOC141758366 gene encoding uncharacterized protein LOC141758366 isoform X2 — protein MELLAALVALLCIFAPARGAEECSGFRHLENGQTFFRYGGLLVIFRCRPGYNLHGYKTNSCVSGHWSRDTPVCVGSGCSDPGPLIHGTSSMNEDGSWAVFTCNSGFRLHGPSMLYCKGPTWNSTKPACKESDMMSSVSGVSVQKPNMHQNLQTSVVLKTQQQSHYDSLANTASKEANLKFGSSSHTPSQMSNSERIKVTNPKVHLQQHVQFPSFKVKDEVQTTQLQKADEAQQGAETGSGRHGSEAKASQEEAKKVDGFGSKSHLSTTVSSTLSLVSGTEPSTPTAHPPAITAVTYTELFAPTLQLQHTKSALPVPGSENVLKFGEPVTSQDDEAVTGFSQTTDEDQQAETGFRYPPLSQPVEFVEKEDPTETSTYTLSASSISSSSTSSPASSLSAPLPSTSASSPSSTQSNMKTQLPNVPSNTSTSTTTEPRSHRTEHHNATSKPPPLSLNLSRRPVCTYPPVPAHGTFYFRNVENPGPREYRHYIQYACYPGYTLAHGDVHSYCQQGDTWSGVTPVCLELTPCSVNNGGCSQLCSHSQHPNQTQTRTQCHCRAGFTLLDDGRTCRDIDECAVNQGLGPCTEQCHNSPGSYRCSCSYGRILAGNGHSCIAECPPGYRKQPTTTTPENSTAQALREECVDINECQEETCEWQCVNLPGSHRCICPRGYTLQTDGRRCKDINECSRKNGGCSHLCVNQKGGNKCACPASHRLSPYSWKKCVPRTTANTAG, from the exons ATGGAGCTCCTGGCAGCTCTGGTTGCTCTGCTCTGCATCTTCGCTCCAG CGCGTGGAGCTGAGGAGTGCAGCGGTTTCAGACACCTGGAGAACGGACAGACGTTTTTCCGTTACGGTGGACTGCTGGTGATCTTCCGCTGTCGTCCCGGCTACAATCTCCATGGATACAAAACcaacagctgtgtgtctggACACTGGTCCCGGGACACCCCAGTCTGTGTCG GCTCCGGCTGCTCCGATCCGGGGCCGCTCATTCACGGGACGAGCAGCATGAATGAGGACGGCTCCTGGGCAGTGTTCACCTGTAACAGTGGCTTTCGGCTTCATGGGCCCTCAATGTTATACTGTAAGGGCCCCACCTGGAATAGCACAAAGCCTGCATGCAAAG AGTCCGACATGATGAGCTCGGTCTCAGGCGTCAGTGTGCAAAAGCCAAACATGCACCAGAACCTGCAGACTTCTGTAGTTCTGAAGACCCAGCAACAATCCCACTACGACTCCCTCGCGAACACCGCCTCCAAAGAAGCCAACCTCAAATTTGGCTCGTCGTCTCACACTCCATCCCAGATGTCCAACAGCGAGAGGATTAAAGTGACCAACCCAAAGGTCCACCTGCAGCAGCATGTTCAGTTTCCCAGTTTTAAAGTCAAAGATGAAGTCCAGACAACTCAACTTCAGAAGGCAGATGAAGCCCAACAAGGagcagaaacaggaagtgggagGCACGGCTCGGAGGCAAAAGCCTCACAGGAGGAAGCAAAGAAGGTGGACGGATTTGGCTCTAAATCACATCTGTCTACTACCGTCTCATCTACCTTATCATTAGTGTCAGGAACAGAACCATCAACACCAACAGCCCATCCACCAGCTATCACTGCTGTCACATATACTGAGCTGTTTGCACCAACTTTACAACTCCAACACACAAAATCTGCTCTTCCTGTGCCCGGCAGTGAAAACGTGCTCAAGTTTGGAGAACCTGTCACATCCCAGGATGATGAAGCAGTAACAGGCTTTTCACAAACTACCGATGAAGATCAACAGGCTGAAACTGGCTTCCGGTATCCTCCTTTGTCTCAGCCTGTAGAGTTTGTAGAGAAAGAGGATCCCACAGAGACCTCAACATACACTTTATCTGCTTCTTCTATCAGTTCTTCCTCCACTTCATCACCTGCTTCCTCCTTATCAGCCCCCCTTCCATCCACTTCTGCCTCAAGTCCCAGCTCCACACAGTCCAATATGAAAACACAGCTGCCTAATGTTCCTTCaaacacctccacctccaccaccactgaGCCAAGATCTCACCGGACAGAACACCACAACGCCACCTCCAAACCACCTCCGCTGTCGCTGAACCTCAGCAGGCGACCCGTGTGCACATACCCGCCTGTGCCCGCTCACGGGACATTCTACTTTCGTAATGTGGAGAATCCAGGTCCAAGAGAGTACAGACATTACATCCAGTATGCCTGCTACCCTGGTTATACGCTGGCTCATGGAGACGTACACAGCTACTGCCAGCAGGGGGACACCTGGAGCGGAGTCACACCTGTGTGTCTGG AGTTGACACCTTGCTCAGTGAACAACGGAGGCTGTTCCCAGCTGTGCTCTCACTCCCAGCACCCCAACCAGACCCAGACCAGAACTCAGTGCCACTGCAGAGCTGGATTCACTCTGCTGGATGACGGGCGGACGTGTCGAG ATATAGATGAGTGTGCCGTTAATCAGGGGCTCGGGCCGTGTACCGAGCAGTGCCACAACTCCCCAGGATCCTACCGATGCTCCTGCTCGTACGGCCGTATCTTAGCCGGAAACGGGCACAGCTGCATCGCAGAGTGTCCACCTGGGTATAGGAAgcaaccaacaacaacaacacctgaGAATTCAACTGCACAAGCTCTCAGGGAGGAGTGTGTTG ATATAAATGAGTGCCAGGAGGAAACGTGTGAGTGGCAGTGCGTCAACCTGCCAGGCTCTCACCGCTGCATCTGCCCCAGAGGATACACACTGCAAACAGATGGACGACGCTGCAAAG ACATTAATGAGTGCAGCCGGAAGAATGGAGGGTGTTCCCACCTGTGTGTGAACCAGAAAGGTGGCAATAAATGTGCCTGCCCGGCCTCCCATCGTCTCTCCCCTTACAGCTGGAAGAAATGTGTGCCAAGGACAACAGCCAACACTGCTGGCTGA
- the LOC141758366 gene encoding uncharacterized protein LOC141758366 isoform X1, with the protein MELLAALVALLCIFAPARGAEECSGFRHLENGQTFFRYGGLLVIFRCRPGYNLHGYKTNSCVSGHWSRDTPVCVGSGCSDPGPLIHGTSSMNEDGSWAVFTCNSGFRLHGPSMLYCKGPTWNSTKPACKESDMMSSVSGVSVQKPNMHQNLQTSVVLKTQQQSHYDSLANTASKEANLKFGSSSHTPSQMSNSERIKVTNPKVHLQQHVQFPSFKVKDEVQTTQLQKADEAQQGAETGSGRHGSEAKASQEEAKKVDGFGSKSHLSTTVSSTLSLVSGTEPSTPTAHPPAITAVTYTELFAPTLQLQHTKSALPVPGSENVLKFGEPVTSQDDEAVTGFSQTTDEDQQAETGFRYPPLSQPVEFVEKEDPTETSTYTLSASSISSSSTSSPASSLSAPLPSTSASSPSSTQSNMKTQLPNVPSNTSTSTTTEPRSHRTEHHNATSKPPPLSLNLSRRPVCTYPPVPAHGTFYFRNVENPGPREYRHYIQYACYPGYTLAHGDVHSYCQQGDTWSGVTPVCLELTPCSVNNGGCSQLCSHSQHPNQTQTRTQCHCRAGFTLLDDGRTCRDLDECVEGQHQCQQRCINTFGSYKCSCDDGYQPAHDQTSCTDVDECLLPTAVTACVFGCVNTPGSFHCQCPAGYSLQTADSHCDDIDECAVNQGLGPCTEQCHNSPGSYRCSCSYGRILAGNGHSCIAECPPGYRKQPTTTTPENSTAQALREECVDINECQEETCEWQCVNLPGSHRCICPRGYTLQTDGRRCKDINECSRKNGGCSHLCVNQKGGNKCACPASHRLSPYSWKKCVPRTTANTAG; encoded by the exons ATGGAGCTCCTGGCAGCTCTGGTTGCTCTGCTCTGCATCTTCGCTCCAG CGCGTGGAGCTGAGGAGTGCAGCGGTTTCAGACACCTGGAGAACGGACAGACGTTTTTCCGTTACGGTGGACTGCTGGTGATCTTCCGCTGTCGTCCCGGCTACAATCTCCATGGATACAAAACcaacagctgtgtgtctggACACTGGTCCCGGGACACCCCAGTCTGTGTCG GCTCCGGCTGCTCCGATCCGGGGCCGCTCATTCACGGGACGAGCAGCATGAATGAGGACGGCTCCTGGGCAGTGTTCACCTGTAACAGTGGCTTTCGGCTTCATGGGCCCTCAATGTTATACTGTAAGGGCCCCACCTGGAATAGCACAAAGCCTGCATGCAAAG AGTCCGACATGATGAGCTCGGTCTCAGGCGTCAGTGTGCAAAAGCCAAACATGCACCAGAACCTGCAGACTTCTGTAGTTCTGAAGACCCAGCAACAATCCCACTACGACTCCCTCGCGAACACCGCCTCCAAAGAAGCCAACCTCAAATTTGGCTCGTCGTCTCACACTCCATCCCAGATGTCCAACAGCGAGAGGATTAAAGTGACCAACCCAAAGGTCCACCTGCAGCAGCATGTTCAGTTTCCCAGTTTTAAAGTCAAAGATGAAGTCCAGACAACTCAACTTCAGAAGGCAGATGAAGCCCAACAAGGagcagaaacaggaagtgggagGCACGGCTCGGAGGCAAAAGCCTCACAGGAGGAAGCAAAGAAGGTGGACGGATTTGGCTCTAAATCACATCTGTCTACTACCGTCTCATCTACCTTATCATTAGTGTCAGGAACAGAACCATCAACACCAACAGCCCATCCACCAGCTATCACTGCTGTCACATATACTGAGCTGTTTGCACCAACTTTACAACTCCAACACACAAAATCTGCTCTTCCTGTGCCCGGCAGTGAAAACGTGCTCAAGTTTGGAGAACCTGTCACATCCCAGGATGATGAAGCAGTAACAGGCTTTTCACAAACTACCGATGAAGATCAACAGGCTGAAACTGGCTTCCGGTATCCTCCTTTGTCTCAGCCTGTAGAGTTTGTAGAGAAAGAGGATCCCACAGAGACCTCAACATACACTTTATCTGCTTCTTCTATCAGTTCTTCCTCCACTTCATCACCTGCTTCCTCCTTATCAGCCCCCCTTCCATCCACTTCTGCCTCAAGTCCCAGCTCCACACAGTCCAATATGAAAACACAGCTGCCTAATGTTCCTTCaaacacctccacctccaccaccactgaGCCAAGATCTCACCGGACAGAACACCACAACGCCACCTCCAAACCACCTCCGCTGTCGCTGAACCTCAGCAGGCGACCCGTGTGCACATACCCGCCTGTGCCCGCTCACGGGACATTCTACTTTCGTAATGTGGAGAATCCAGGTCCAAGAGAGTACAGACATTACATCCAGTATGCCTGCTACCCTGGTTATACGCTGGCTCATGGAGACGTACACAGCTACTGCCAGCAGGGGGACACCTGGAGCGGAGTCACACCTGTGTGTCTGG AGTTGACACCTTGCTCAGTGAACAACGGAGGCTGTTCCCAGCTGTGCTCTCACTCCCAGCACCCCAACCAGACCCAGACCAGAACTCAGTGCCACTGCAGAGCTGGATTCACTCTGCTGGATGACGGGCGGACGTGTCGAG ATTTAGATGAGTGTGTGGAGGGGCAGCACCAGTGTCAGCAGAGGTGCATCAACACATTTGGTTCCTATAAGTGCAGCTGTGATGACGGCTATCAGCCAGCTCATGACCAGACCTCCTGCACAG ATGTGGATGAGTGCCTGCTGCCTACAGCTGTAACCGCCTGTGTGTTTGGCTGCGTTAACACTCCCGGGAGCTTCCACTGCCAGTGTCCTGCTGGCTACAGCCTTCAGACTGCAGACAGCCACTGCGATG ATATAGATGAGTGTGCCGTTAATCAGGGGCTCGGGCCGTGTACCGAGCAGTGCCACAACTCCCCAGGATCCTACCGATGCTCCTGCTCGTACGGCCGTATCTTAGCCGGAAACGGGCACAGCTGCATCGCAGAGTGTCCACCTGGGTATAGGAAgcaaccaacaacaacaacacctgaGAATTCAACTGCACAAGCTCTCAGGGAGGAGTGTGTTG ATATAAATGAGTGCCAGGAGGAAACGTGTGAGTGGCAGTGCGTCAACCTGCCAGGCTCTCACCGCTGCATCTGCCCCAGAGGATACACACTGCAAACAGATGGACGACGCTGCAAAG ACATTAATGAGTGCAGCCGGAAGAATGGAGGGTGTTCCCACCTGTGTGTGAACCAGAAAGGTGGCAATAAATGTGCCTGCCCGGCCTCCCATCGTCTCTCCCCTTACAGCTGGAAGAAATGTGTGCCAAGGACAACAGCCAACACTGCTGGCTGA